Proteins from one Romboutsia sp. CE17 genomic window:
- a CDS encoding nucleoid-associated protein, whose translation MVIHKFIIHVLDKNNDTPILNDYEGRISPEVDKFFQKVMNRVAKDDDLRKAVFKNYNDNLIKNCCEQIIYDENTFLQNSKEIAAYLFDVMKINAEIESCDLAICLYTVKDEKYVGIVKLDYKRLYTHSIELLDEKFNIQMVSNEIGIPETGRQKQAAIVGTNGINDEYHLRVLDKDAEKEGSESKFVSEFLNAKKVDDDKYKTKVFKNTAESWITNALSNDIKKAEDIRSVLNYTLKEKQEINVQDFIESNLNDDELKESFKEHLEDKGLDESFNIDKKWVEKKLKKRSIRTDNGFDIKGNLSDFEDPMKYSVRQNENGTIDIVIKNVNFYEEK comes from the coding sequence ATGGTAATACATAAGTTTATAATACATGTACTGGACAAAAATAATGATACTCCAATATTAAATGATTATGAAGGAAGAATAAGTCCTGAAGTAGATAAGTTTTTCCAAAAAGTAATGAATAGAGTAGCTAAGGATGATGACCTAAGAAAAGCAGTTTTCAAAAATTATAATGATAACTTAATAAAAAACTGTTGTGAGCAAATAATATATGATGAAAATACATTTTTACAAAACTCAAAAGAAATAGCAGCATATCTTTTTGATGTAATGAAAATAAATGCAGAAATAGAGTCTTGCGATTTAGCTATATGTTTATATACAGTAAAAGATGAGAAGTATGTTGGAATAGTAAAACTAGACTATAAAAGATTATATACACATTCTATAGAATTACTAGATGAGAAGTTTAATATACAGATGGTAAGTAATGAGATAGGTATACCTGAAACGGGAAGACAAAAACAAGCGGCTATAGTTGGAACAAATGGTATAAATGATGAATATCACTTAAGAGTTTTGGATAAAGATGCTGAAAAAGAAGGAAGTGAATCTAAATTTGTTTCTGAATTTTTAAATGCAAAAAAAGTTGATGATGATAAATATAAAACTAAAGTATTTAAGAATACAGCAGAAAGCTGGATAACTAATGCTTTAAGTAATGATATAAAAAAAGCAGAAGATATAAGAAGTGTACTTAATTATACTTTAAAAGAAAAGCAAGAAATAAATGTTCAAGATTTTATTGAAAGCAATTTAAATGATGATGAGTTAAAAGAAAGTTTTAAAGAGCACTTAGAAGATAAAGGATTAGATGAAAGTTTTAATATAGATAAAAAATGGGTTGAAAAAAAGCTTAAGAAAAGAAGTATAAGAACAGATAATGGATTTGATATAAAAGGTAATTTATCTGATTTTGAAGATCCAATGAAATATAGTGTTAGACAAAATGAAAATGGAACTATAGATATAGTTATAAAAAACGTTAATTTTTATGAAGAAAAATAA
- a CDS encoding C40 family peptidase, with protein sequence MIKKNLFMSIAVTSAVLAINSSEASAAQIGVVNTSALNVRSGAGTNHSIIGKLYKGDKVDILDSSNDWYKVKLSNGTIGWSSSQYIDTNHSANSQNNGTVNTSALNIRQGAGTNYSIIGKLYKGDVVNILSSSNGWYKIELSNGSTGWVSSQYITLNDSSSDSANTPSDSEDSTVTNKKGTVNTSALNIRQGASTNYSIIGKLYKGDVVNILSSSNGWYKIKLSNGSTGWVSSQYITLNDSSSDSANTPSDSEDSTVTNKKGTVNTSALNVRQGASTNYSIIGKLYKGDVVNILSSSNGWYKIKLSNGSTGWVSSQYITLNDSSSDSANTPSDSEDSTEINKKGTVNTSALNVRQGAGTNYSIIGKLYKGDVVNILSSSNGWYKIELSNGSTGWVSSQYITLGTLPSDDTNNDSTNSTNPNKIDAVIDLAKKQIGKPYVWGATGPDSFDCSGLTSYVYKNAANISLPRTSSEQAKVGDTISKSDLMPGDLIFSSTNGTGNVSHVGIYIGNNEMIHSPKPGQNVQIVKINTTYWNNVYLHAKRVL encoded by the coding sequence ATGATAAAAAAGAATTTATTTATGTCTATAGCTGTAACTTCTGCTGTTCTAGCTATAAATAGCTCTGAAGCAAGTGCAGCCCAGATAGGTGTGGTTAACACCAGTGCTTTAAATGTTAGAAGTGGTGCTGGTACAAATCATTCTATTATAGGCAAACTTTATAAGGGCGATAAAGTTGATATTTTAGATAGTTCTAATGATTGGTATAAAGTTAAACTTTCTAATGGTACAATTGGTTGGTCTAGTTCTCAATATATAGATACGAATCATAGCGCAAACTCTCAAAATAATGGTACGGTTAATACTTCTGCACTTAATATTAGACAAGGCGCTGGCACAAACTATTCTATTATTGGTAAACTTTACAAAGGCGATGTTGTTAATATTCTAAGCTCCTCTAATGGATGGTATAAGATTGAATTATCTAATGGATCTACAGGTTGGGTTAGCTCTCAATATATTACTTTAAATGATTCATCTTCTGATTCTGCTAATACTCCTTCTGATTCTGAAGATAGTACAGTAACTAATAAAAAAGGTACGGTTAATACTTCTGCACTTAATATTAGACAAGGTGCTAGTACAAACTACTCTATTATTGGTAAACTTTACAAAGGCGATGTTGTTAATATTTTAAGTTCCTCTAATGGGTGGTATAAGATTAAATTATCTAATGGATCTACAGGTTGGGTTAGCTCTCAATATATTACTTTAAATGATTCATCTTCTGATTCTGCTAATACTCCTTCTGATTCTGAAGATAGTACAGTAACTAATAAAAAAGGTACGGTTAATACTTCTGCACTTAATGTTAGACAAGGTGCTAGTACAAACTACTCTATTATTGGTAAACTTTACAAAGGCGATGTTGTTAATATTTTAAGCTCCTCTAATGGGTGGTATAAGATTAAATTATCTAATGGGTCTACAGGTTGGGTTAGCTCTCAATATATTACTTTAAATGATTCATCTTCTGATTCTGCTAATACCCCTTCTGATTCTGAAGATAGTACAGAAATTAATAAAAAAGGTACGGTTAATACTTCTGCTCTAAATGTTAGACAAGGCGCTGGTACAAACTACTCTATTATTGGTAAACTTTACAAAGGCGATGTTGTTAATATTTTAAGCTCCTCTAATGGGTGGTATAAGATTGAATTATCTAATGGATCTACAGGTTGGGTTAGCTCTCAATATATTACTTTAGGAACGCTTCCTTCTGATGATACAAATAATGATTCTACAAACAGTACAAATCCAAATAAGATTGATGCTGTTATAGATTTAGCTAAAAAACAAATAGGTAAACCTTATGTTTGGGGTGCAACTGGGCCTGATTCGTTTGATTGTTCTGGTCTTACTAGCTATGTTTATAAGAATGCTGCAAATATTTCATTACCTAGAACTTCTAGTGAACAAGCTAAAGTTGGCGATACTATAAGTAAAAGTGATTTAATGCCTGGAGATTTAATATTCTCAAGTACCAATGGAACTGGTAATGTTAGCCATGTTGGTATTTATATAGGAAATAATGAAATGATTCATTCTCCAAAACCTGGACAAAATGTTCAAATTGTAAAAATAAATACTACTTATTGGAATAATGTGTACTTACATGCAAAAAGAGTTTTATAA
- a CDS encoding GntR family transcriptional regulator has translation MKLYEKKHKETGKDYAYRVLKDNIMSIELKPGDLLSESDLSQKLNISRTPIREVLMRLKSEHLIEVKPQSGTYISLMDWNLIEEAVFMRYTLEKEVLREACINFPENLLIELEKNIFAQSLIINQEDNDIEFHKLDKEFHKLLFLGTNKVHIWDSITSLSTHYNRMRLLSEMNSNKQQIVEQHKVYLEMIKNKSLEDLDKVIECHIKSPVKDWDLMIEEREDLKSYIKNKK, from the coding sequence GTGAAACTATACGAAAAAAAACATAAAGAAACGGGAAAAGATTATGCATATAGGGTATTAAAAGACAATATAATGTCTATTGAGTTAAAACCGGGGGATTTACTAAGCGAATCAGATTTATCGCAAAAATTAAATATATCAAGAACTCCAATAAGGGAAGTTTTAATGAGATTAAAATCAGAGCATCTTATAGAAGTTAAGCCTCAGTCAGGAACGTATATATCTTTAATGGATTGGAATTTAATCGAAGAAGCGGTATTTATGAGATATACTTTAGAAAAAGAAGTATTAAGAGAGGCTTGTATAAATTTTCCAGAAAATTTATTGATTGAATTAGAAAAAAATATATTTGCTCAAAGTTTAATTATAAATCAAGAAGATAATGATATAGAATTTCATAAATTAGACAAAGAGTTCCATAAGTTATTATTTTTAGGAACAAATAAAGTTCATATTTGGGATAGTATAACAAGTTTAAGTACTCATTACAATAGAATGAGATTATTATCAGAGATGAACTCTAATAAACAACAAATAGTAGAGCAACATAAAGTATATTTAGAAATGATAAAAAATAAATCTTTAGAAGACTTAGATAAAGTTATAGAATGTCATATAAAATCACCAGTAAAAGATTGGGATTTAATGATAGAAGAAAGAGAAGATCTTAAATCATATATAAAAAACAAAAAGTAG
- a CDS encoding SDR family oxidoreductase has protein sequence MKLPFSIDLKDKVCVVTGGAGVLCGAMVDALAACGAKVAILSLGQESCDRKAEEVRANGGQAIGIDCNVLDKESLKRAHEIILKEFGPCDILINGAGGNHPKGTTTNEYLLEEDLANDELTTFFDLDQKGVEFVFNLNYLGTLLPSQEFAKDMINRKGCTIINISSMNAFTPLTKIPAYSGAKAAVSNFTQWLAVHMSKVGIRVNAIAPGFFVTAQNQKLLFNEDGTPTARTAKILNSTPMDRFGEADELLGTLLYLVSEEASGFVNGVVIPVDGAFSAYSGV, from the coding sequence ATGAAATTACCATTTAGTATTGATTTAAAAGATAAAGTTTGTGTAGTAACAGGTGGAGCAGGAGTGCTTTGCGGTGCTATGGTAGATGCTTTAGCAGCTTGTGGTGCAAAAGTAGCTATACTTTCATTAGGACAAGAGTCTTGCGATAGAAAAGCAGAAGAAGTAAGAGCTAATGGAGGACAAGCAATAGGAATAGATTGTAATGTTTTAGATAAAGAAAGCTTAAAGAGAGCTCATGAAATAATATTAAAAGAATTTGGTCCATGTGACATACTAATAAATGGAGCTGGTGGAAACCATCCTAAAGGAACAACAACTAACGAATACTTATTAGAAGAAGATTTAGCAAATGATGAATTAACAACATTCTTTGACTTAGATCAAAAAGGTGTTGAATTCGTATTCAATTTAAACTACTTAGGAACATTACTTCCATCTCAAGAGTTTGCTAAAGATATGATAAATAGAAAAGGGTGTACAATAATAAATATATCTTCAATGAACGCTTTCACACCATTAACTAAGATACCAGCTTACTCAGGTGCAAAAGCAGCAGTAAGTAACTTTACTCAATGGTTAGCAGTTCATATGTCTAAAGTAGGAATAAGAGTTAATGCAATAGCACCAGGATTCTTTGTAACTGCTCAAAATCAAAAGTTATTATTTAACGAAGATGGAACACCTACTGCAAGAACAGCTAAAATATTAAACAGCACTCCAATGGATAGATTTGGTGAAGCTGATGAATTATTAGGAACTTTACTATACTTAGTAAGTGAAGAAGCTTCAGGATTTGTAAATGGTGTTGTTATACCAGTAGACGGAGCATTCTCAGCTTATTCAGGTGTATAA
- the eda gene encoding bifunctional 4-hydroxy-2-oxoglutarate aldolase/2-dehydro-3-deoxy-phosphogluconate aldolase, whose amino-acid sequence MLETIKKEGIVAVLRAKSHEEARGYIEACLKGGVKALELTYSIPNVNELIAEYKDHEEAIIGVGSVLNGQMAKDSILAGAKYVVSPGYNEEVNTVCHEMGVTYFPGCMTVTEIMNALEKGNKMVKVFPGDVFGPKYVKAVKAPIPHVEIMPTGGVNIDNVEEWFKMGVSCVGVGSSLIKGSLEDIEKLAAEFVEKIAKIRNC is encoded by the coding sequence ATGTTAGAAACTATAAAAAAAGAAGGTATAGTAGCCGTATTAAGAGCTAAAAGTCATGAAGAAGCAAGAGGATATATAGAGGCTTGCTTAAAAGGTGGAGTGAAAGCATTAGAACTTACTTACTCAATACCTAATGTAAATGAACTTATAGCAGAATACAAAGACCACGAAGAAGCAATAATCGGAGTTGGTAGTGTATTAAATGGACAAATGGCAAAAGATTCAATACTTGCTGGAGCAAAATATGTAGTAAGTCCAGGATACAATGAAGAAGTAAATACAGTTTGTCATGAAATGGGTGTTACTTATTTCCCAGGATGTATGACAGTTACAGAAATAATGAATGCCTTAGAAAAAGGTAATAAAATGGTGAAAGTTTTCCCTGGAGATGTATTTGGACCTAAATATGTAAAAGCAGTAAAAGCACCTATACCACATGTTGAAATAATGCCTACTGGTGGTGTTAATATAGACAATGTTGAAGAGTGGTTTAAAATGGGAGTTTCTTGCGTAGGAGTAGGAAGTTCTCTAATAAAAGGTAGCTTAGAAGATATTGAAAAATTAGCTGCTGAATTTGTAGAAAAAATAGCTAAAATAAGAAACTGCTAA
- a CDS encoding sugar kinase, with amino-acid sequence MLKLNNKKILGFGEIMLRLTPPNNQKILQSNSFEAVYSGGEANVIASLSMFGHDTKFVTKLPDNHLGQKVLSKFRGYNVDISDIVTGEGRLGIYFSEIGHGLRSTEVIYDRKYSAISMADKSEFDIDKILDGVGFVHMSGITPALSKSLREFTIDFIKACKQRGILVSYDSNFRAKLWSLEEAREVLEEVMPLIDIAFLGHLDMINILQFEDKGLEFDENLNDLYSRLFEKYPNLKYAACTKRTVNSINNNSLKGYLFDGERLIVSNEYNFDILDRVGGGDAFTAGVIHGILKDMNHEEIIEFGICASSLKHSILGDINIVDEQTVTSLMKNGLQNIKR; translated from the coding sequence ATGTTAAAGCTAAATAATAAAAAAATATTAGGTTTTGGCGAAATAATGTTAAGGCTGACTCCTCCTAATAATCAAAAGATATTACAATCAAATTCTTTTGAAGCCGTGTATTCAGGAGGAGAGGCTAATGTAATAGCAAGCCTTTCAATGTTTGGTCATGATACTAAATTTGTTACTAAGCTTCCAGATAATCATTTAGGCCAAAAAGTTTTAAGTAAATTTAGGGGTTACAATGTAGATATAAGTGATATAGTTACTGGAGAAGGTAGATTAGGGATATACTTTTCAGAAATTGGTCACGGATTAAGAAGTACAGAAGTAATATATGATAGAAAATATTCTGCTATATCAATGGCAGATAAAAGTGAGTTTGACATAGATAAAATACTTGATGGTGTTGGTTTTGTACATATGTCTGGAATAACACCTGCATTAAGCAAGAGTTTACGTGAATTCACTATAGATTTTATAAAGGCTTGTAAACAAAGAGGTATACTAGTATCTTATGATTCTAATTTCAGAGCAAAATTATGGTCTTTAGAAGAAGCTAGAGAAGTACTAGAAGAAGTAATGCCTCTTATAGATATAGCATTTTTAGGTCACTTGGATATGATAAATATACTACAATTTGAAGATAAAGGTTTAGAATTTGACGAAAATCTAAATGATCTTTACAGTAGATTATTTGAAAAATATCCAAATCTAAAATATGCAGCATGTACTAAAAGAACAGTAAACTCAATTAATAATAATAGCTTAAAAGGTTATTTATTTGATGGAGAAAGACTTATAGTATCAAATGAGTATAATTTTGATATCTTAGATAGAGTTGGTGGAGGAGATGCCTTCACTGCTGGAGTAATACACGGAATATTAAAAGATATGAATCATGAGGAAATTATTGAATTTGGGATTTGTGCAAGTTCACTAAAACATTCGATATTAGGGGATATAAATATAGTAGACGAACAGACTGTTACTTCATTAATGAAGAATGGTCTACAAAATATAAAAAGATAA
- the uxuA gene encoding mannonate dehydratase, translated as MEMTFRWYGKDDPVKIEYIRQIPGMKGIVTAIYDIPVGEVWPLDRILELKKTVEDAGLELSVIESVPVHEDIKLGLPTRDKYIENYKQTIRNLSKAGIKTICYNFMPVFDWTRSDLEYELEDGSTCLIYDEADVAKMDPNLGELELPGWDTSYGEGGLGALLDKYKDVDEEKLWENLEYFIKAIMPVAEEEEVKMAIHPDDPPWGIFGLPRIITNSENLDRFLNLYDSYYNGVTLCTGSFGASKTNDVVEMIKHFGQERNRIHFAHLRNVKITGDSSFNEVAHLSEAGSLDFYEIVKAYCDYDFDGPFRPDHGRMIWGETGRPGYGLYDRALGAVYINGIQEAIQKNKKNK; from the coding sequence ATGGAAATGACATTTAGATGGTATGGAAAAGACGATCCTGTTAAAATAGAATACATTCGTCAAATACCAGGAATGAAAGGTATAGTAACAGCAATATACGATATACCAGTAGGAGAGGTTTGGCCTTTAGATAGAATATTAGAGTTAAAGAAAACTGTAGAAGATGCTGGTTTAGAACTTAGCGTTATAGAAAGTGTACCAGTACATGAAGATATAAAATTAGGTTTACCAACTAGAGATAAATATATAGAAAACTACAAGCAAACAATAAGAAACTTAAGTAAAGCTGGAATAAAAACTATATGTTATAACTTTATGCCAGTATTTGACTGGACTCGTTCTGATTTAGAATATGAATTAGAAGATGGATCAACTTGTTTAATATATGACGAAGCTGATGTAGCTAAGATGGATCCAAACTTAGGTGAATTAGAATTACCAGGTTGGGATACTTCATATGGTGAAGGTGGATTAGGTGCATTACTTGATAAATATAAAGATGTAGATGAAGAAAAATTATGGGAAAACTTAGAGTACTTCATAAAGGCTATAATGCCAGTTGCTGAAGAAGAAGAAGTTAAAATGGCTATACATCCAGATGATCCACCATGGGGAATATTTGGATTACCAAGAATAATAACTAATTCTGAGAACTTAGATAGATTCTTAAATTTATATGATAGTTACTACAATGGTGTTACATTATGTACAGGATCATTTGGTGCTAGCAAAACTAATGATGTAGTTGAAATGATAAAACACTTTGGTCAAGAAAGAAATAGAATACATTTCGCACACTTAAGAAATGTTAAAATAACTGGAGACAGTAGTTTCAATGAAGTTGCTCACTTATCAGAAGCTGGATCATTAGATTTCTATGAAATAGTAAAAGCTTACTGTGATTATGACTTTGATGGACCTTTCAGACCAGACCATGGTAGAATGATATGGGGAGAAACTGGAAGACCAGGATACGGATTATATGATAGAGCTTTAGGAGCTGTATATATAAACGGAATACAAGAAGCTATACAAAAAAATAAGAAAAATAAATAA
- the uxaC gene encoding glucuronate isomerase, whose amino-acid sequence MKKFMDKDFLLQTETAKTLYHNHAAKMPICDYHCHLNPKEIAENKRYNNITEIWLGGDHYKWRAMRSFGIEEEYITGNASDFEKFKAFAKAMPYLIGNPIYHWSHLELKEYFGIEETLSEKNAEEIWNRCNAIIQSPDFSARTMIERSNVKYIGTTDDPADNLEWHIAIAKDESFDCKVRPSFRPDKAVKIGNEGFAEYIKVLGATENTEIKNYDDLLNVLEKRVEFFVENGCSITDHGLDRIYFRDASKEEVNEILIKALNGETLTQEEIEKYSTLTMVNLGKMYHKHDMVMQLHVGALRNNNTRMFKKLGVDVGFDSIDDAEVAMPMSRLLDALDSEDKLPKTILYCLNPKDNEVLGTMIGNFQGGGIAGKIQFGSGWWFNDQKDGMERQMMALSQLGLISQFVGMLTDSRSFLSYTRHEYFRRILCNYIGGLVENGEYPADMDFLGEIIENICYNNAVKYFNV is encoded by the coding sequence ATGAAAAAATTCATGGATAAAGATTTTTTATTACAAACTGAAACTGCAAAAACTTTATATCATAATCACGCAGCTAAAATGCCAATATGTGATTATCACTGTCATTTAAACCCTAAGGAAATAGCAGAGAATAAAAGATACAATAACATAACTGAAATATGGTTAGGTGGAGACCACTACAAGTGGAGAGCAATGAGAAGTTTTGGTATAGAAGAAGAGTATATAACTGGAAATGCAAGCGATTTCGAGAAATTTAAAGCGTTTGCAAAAGCTATGCCATATTTAATAGGAAATCCTATATATCATTGGTCTCACTTAGAATTAAAAGAATACTTTGGAATAGAAGAAACTTTAAGTGAAAAAAATGCTGAAGAAATATGGAATAGATGTAATGCTATAATACAAAGTCCTGATTTTAGTGCAAGAACTATGATAGAAAGATCAAATGTAAAATATATAGGTACAACTGATGATCCAGCTGATAATTTAGAATGGCATATAGCTATTGCTAAGGATGAAAGCTTTGACTGTAAGGTTAGACCAAGCTTTAGACCTGATAAAGCTGTAAAAATAGGTAACGAAGGCTTTGCAGAGTATATAAAAGTATTAGGGGCAACTGAAAATACAGAAATAAAGAATTATGATGATCTTTTAAATGTATTAGAAAAAAGAGTTGAGTTCTTTGTTGAAAATGGATGTTCAATAACTGACCATGGTTTAGATAGAATTTATTTTAGAGATGCAAGCAAAGAAGAAGTAAACGAAATACTTATAAAAGCTTTAAATGGTGAAACTTTAACTCAAGAAGAAATTGAAAAATACTCTACATTAACAATGGTTAACTTAGGTAAGATGTATCACAAGCATGATATGGTTATGCAATTACACGTAGGAGCTCTAAGAAATAACAATACTAGAATGTTTAAAAAACTAGGCGTAGATGTAGGATTTGATAGTATAGATGACGCTGAAGTTGCTATGCCAATGTCTAGATTACTAGATGCTTTAGATTCAGAAGATAAGTTACCAAAAACTATATTATACTGCCTAAATCCAAAAGACAATGAAGTTTTAGGAACAATGATAGGTAACTTCCAAGGTGGAGGAATAGCTGGAAAAATACAATTTGGATCTGGATGGTGGTTTAACGATCAAAAGGATGGAATGGAAAGACAAATGATGGCTTTATCTCAATTAGGGTTAATCAGTCAATTTGTTGGAATGCTTACAGACTCTCGTAGTTTCTTATCATACACTAGACACGAGTATTTTAGAAGAATATTATGTAACTACATAGGTGGACTAGTTGAAAATGGAGAATACCCAGCTGATATGGATTTCTTAGGTGAGATAATAGAAAATATTTGTTATAATAATGCAGTTAAATACTTTAATGTATAA
- a CDS encoding O-acetylhomoserine aminocarboxypropyltransferase/cysteine synthase family protein — protein MVKNYNKETICIRGGYTPNDGDPISAPLIQSTTYKYADPDLLADLFNLKAEGHIYTRISNPTNEYFEKKLSKLEGGVGAVATSSGQSAILLAVLNICKAGDNIISSSSLYGGTFNLFNVTLRNLGINTTFISKDASEEEILSLIDDKTKLIYGETIGNPGLDILDFEKYSRICKKSGIAFVVDNTLPSPYLCNPFQFGANIVVHSTSKYIDGHAVALGGAIVDGGNFNWNNGRYSELVEPDPSYHGIRYYDTFKELAYITKLRVSMLRDLGNTMSPFNAFLSDLGLETLHLRMAKHSENALAIAKFLQNHEKVNWVSYPYLESQGDFENAKKYLSKGAGGVLTFGIKGGIKEAKKFIKALKLVDLATHLGFTKTSVLHPGSTTHSQLTEKEQIECGVRPDLIRVSVGIENVEDLISDFDQALGKSN, from the coding sequence ATGGTTAAAAATTATAATAAAGAAACGATTTGTATAAGAGGAGGATATACTCCTAATGATGGAGATCCAATTTCAGCTCCATTAATACAAAGTACTACATATAAATATGCTGATCCAGATTTATTGGCAGATTTATTTAATTTAAAAGCAGAAGGTCATATATATACTAGAATTAGTAATCCTACAAATGAATATTTTGAAAAAAAACTTTCTAAACTAGAAGGGGGAGTAGGGGCGGTAGCGACTTCATCTGGTCAGTCAGCTATATTATTAGCAGTGTTAAATATTTGTAAAGCTGGAGATAACATAATATCTAGTTCTTCTCTGTATGGGGGAACATTCAATTTATTTAATGTAACTCTAAGGAATTTAGGTATAAATACAACATTTATATCAAAGGATGCTAGCGAAGAAGAAATATTATCATTAATAGATGATAAAACGAAGCTTATATATGGAGAAACTATTGGTAATCCAGGTTTAGATATATTAGATTTTGAAAAATACTCAAGAATTTGTAAAAAATCAGGTATTGCATTTGTAGTTGATAATACACTTCCAAGTCCATATCTATGCAATCCATTCCAATTTGGAGCTAATATTGTAGTACATTCAACATCAAAATATATAGATGGTCACGCAGTTGCACTTGGCGGAGCAATAGTAGATGGAGGTAATTTTAACTGGAACAATGGCAGATATAGTGAGTTAGTAGAACCAGATCCAAGCTATCACGGAATAAGATACTATGACACATTTAAAGAGTTAGCATATATAACTAAGCTTAGAGTATCAATGTTGAGAGATTTAGGAAATACAATGAGTCCGTTCAATGCATTCTTAAGTGACTTAGGCTTAGAAACATTACATTTGAGAATGGCAAAACATAGTGAAAATGCTTTAGCTATAGCTAAGTTTCTACAAAATCATGAAAAAGTAAACTGGGTAAGTTATCCATATTTAGAATCCCAAGGGGACTTTGAGAATGCGAAAAAATATCTTTCTAAAGGAGCAGGAGGGGTACTTACATTTGGAATTAAAGGTGGTATTAAGGAAGCTAAGAAATTTATAAAAGCTTTAAAACTAGTTGATTTAGCAACACATTTAGGTTTCACAAAAACATCTGTACTTCATCCTGGAAGTACTACACATAGTCAATTAACAGAAAAAGAGCAAATTGAATGTGGTGTTAGACCTGATTTGATTAGAGTGTCAGTAGGTATAGAAAATGTTGAGGATTTGATAAGTGATTTTGATCAGGCTTTAGGAAAAAGTAATTAG
- a CDS encoding homoserine O-acetyltransferase/O-succinyltransferase family protein: MSIYLSNFVEGAMDLKDKIIFTKDNINFDKNKIKIIGILNLMPNKIDTENQLLKILNDTDERLFIKFIRLKTYQPKNISIEYLKENYYLFEDIKNELDGVIITGAPVEKLEFNEVEYIKELKEILDYIRYKGISSICICWAAQAALNHFYGIRKVVNSKKIFGVYKHKILNEDKILNGIKDGFKSPHSRYTSLIKEDLYKCTDIKIISTTEDSNEHIVKGSFNDYYIFGHSEYDKYTLKKEYLRDINSKLEIQIPYNYFINDDPNKDVILSWKETSIKLYKNWVKNIVNI, encoded by the coding sequence ATGTCAATTTATCTATCTAATTTTGTTGAAGGTGCAATGGATTTAAAAGATAAAATTATTTTTACAAAGGACAATATAAATTTTGATAAAAATAAAATTAAAATAATTGGTATATTAAATCTAATGCCTAATAAAATAGATACAGAAAATCAATTGTTAAAAATATTAAATGACACTGATGAGAGATTATTCATTAAATTTATTAGATTAAAGACTTATCAACCTAAAAATATAAGTATAGAATATTTGAAAGAAAATTATTACTTATTTGAAGATATAAAAAATGAGTTAGATGGTGTAATCATAACTGGGGCTCCAGTAGAAAAGCTTGAATTTAATGAAGTAGAGTATATAAAAGAATTAAAAGAAATTCTAGACTATATAAGATATAAAGGTATTAGTTCAATATGTATATGTTGGGCTGCACAAGCGGCTTTAAATCACTTTTATGGTATAAGAAAGGTAGTTAACTCTAAGAAGATATTCGGTGTATATAAACATAAAATATTAAATGAAGATAAAATATTAAATGGAATAAAAGATGGATTTAAATCACCTCATTCTAGATATACATCTTTAATTAAAGAAGACTTATATAAATGCACTGATATAAAAATAATCAGTACTACAGAAGACAGTAATGAACATATAGTAAAGGGAAGTTTCAATGACTATTATATATTTGGTCATAGTGAATACGATAAATACACTCTAAAGAAAGAATATTTAAGGGATATAAATTCTAAATTAGAAATACAAATACCATATAATTATTTTATTAATGATGATCCTAATAAAGATGTGATTTTAAGTTGGAAGGAGACTTCTATAAAATTATATAAAAACTGGGTAAAAAATATAGTAAATATTTAA